ACATGGAACTTTACCTTTTTCAACCCAAAGACTCCTTCATCCACAACCAACTCATCCAATTGTATGCCAAATTGGGCAAGCTCGCAGATGCTCAAAACGTGTTTGATAACATGACTAAGAGAGATGTTTATTCTTGGAATGCCTTGCTTTCTGCTTATGCAAGGATGGACATGGTTGAGAATTTATATGTTGTCTTTAATCAAATGCCTTATCGCGATTCTATTTCATATAACACATTAATCGCATATTTTGCTAGTAATGGACATTCAGGCAAAGCATTAGAAGTTCTTATGAGAATGCAGGAAGAAGGGTTTCAGCCTACCCATCACTCCTATGTGAAGGCATTGCAAGCATGTTCTCAGCTTTTGGATTTGTGGCATGGGAAACAGATTCATGGGAAGATTGTTGTTACTGATTTGGAAGGAAATAATTTTGTAAGGAATGCTGTGATTGATATGTATGCCAGGTGTGGTGATATAGATAGGGCACGCTGGTTGTTTGATCGaatgattaataaaaatgttgtttcatgGAATCTCATGATCTCTCGATATGTAAAATTGGGAAAACCTGATGAGTGCATACATTTGTTTGATGAAATGCAGTTGTCAGCTTTGAAACCTGATGTAGTGACAGTGTCGAATGTTCTCAATGCTTACTTTCAATGTGGACGTGTAGACGATGCAAGAAATATATTCAACAAATTACTGAAAAAAGATGAAGTTTGTTGGACAACCATGATAGTTGGTTATGCTCAAAATGGAAGAGAGGAGGATGCTTTGATGTTGTTTGGGGACATGCTACGCAGAAATGTTAAACTTGACTGTTACACCATTTCTAGTGTGATTTGCTCCTGTGCCAAACTAGCTTCTTTGTATCATGGTCAAGTTGTCCATGGAAAAGTAATTTTAATGGGCGTTGAGAATGACATGCTTGTATCAAGTGCTCTTGTTGATATGTACTCCAAATGTGGAATCCCTTTGGATGCCTGGGtcgtttttgaaactatgcctATTaggaatgtgatcacttggaaTGCCATGATTCTGGGTTATGCACAAAATGGACAGGTTCCTGAGGCCTTGGCTTTGTATGAAAGAATGcaacaagaaaatttcaaatctgataaTATTACTTTTGTGGCTGTCTTATCTGCTTGTATCAATGCTGATATGGTAAAAGAAGGACAGAAGTATTTTGATTCTATTAATGCAAAAGGAATGACACCTACATTGGATCACTATGCATGTATGGTCACTCTCCTTGGTAGGTCAGGTAGAATTGATAAAGCAGTGGATCTAATTCAAGGTATGCCTCATGAACCAAGTTGCCGTATTTGGTCCACCTTACTATCTATTTGTACCAAAGCTGACCTAAAGAGTGCAGAGTTGGCAGCTAATCATCTCTTTAAATTGGATCCACATAATGCTGGACCTTACATAATGCTTTCCAACTTGTATGCTGCTTGTGGGAGATGGAAAGATGTAGCTGTTGTAAGGTCTCTCATGAAGGAAAAGAGTGCAAAGAAGTTTGCGGCCTACAGTTGGGTTGAGGTTGGGAATGAAGTCCACAGATTTGTTTCAGAAGATCACTCTCATCCAGAAGTGGGGAAAATCTATGGAGAATTGAACAGATTGATCTCAATATTGCAACAAATTGGTTATGATCCTGATATAAACATTGTCCTACACAATGTGGGAGAGGAAGAAAAATTTAGATCCATTTCCTACCATAGTGAGAAACTTGCCCTTGCATTTGCTTTAATTAGAATGCCCAATGGGATTGCACCGATACGGATCATAAAGAATATACGTGTCTGTGATGACTGCCATTTATTTATGAAGTTTGCATCAATTACTATAGGGCGACCAATCATTATGCGAGATTCAAACAGGTTTCATCATTTCTTTGATGGGAAGTGTTCTTGCAAGGACAATTGGTAAAGTCTCAATCACATGGTTATCTGCTTTACTTTAACTGTTTCTAATAGGAAGGGTGCTAGCAATGTAATATGCACTTTATCCATTCTATAAGATTTTTAAACTAGGGAGAATGCCATGATACGGTTCAAAACTTCCTAGTATTAAAGCAGGTGTGTAGCACAAGAATACTACGTGAGAAGTACAAGTTACAGTATTACCTCGATGAAAATTTCTTGTGACAGCAGTGCAATTTAAGATGTTTTGGACTATGAGACAAGTATGCTCTTAATTCATTGATCAATACTTGACATTGAATGAGCTGGTTTGAGCTTTGAATGGAAGTGACGAAAAACATTCTGACAAAAGTTGCAAGCAAATTGGGCTAAATATTGTTTGTGGCATAGGCTGTTCAATATTTTGGTAGAGATAATCTATACCTTGaggtaaatttgaattatgatTGTACATATTTCAAAagctttttacattttttaccaGTATAGGAAAATGTCAAGTTGTAATGTTGTATAACAACATCTTATATTATTGACAGTAAATTCTTCCAGTTCCATCACCTTCACTTTTTCTAACAGTTGTTTGTTTCTAAGTTGCTCAGTTTTAATTGCTACTACACCTCATTGACGTCAATACatgtttgttttcattttttatatttaataattgatcATTGATCAACTAATCATATAATACTATTAGATGGTATTGGTATTAGTATTTACAGAATATTGTCATGTCATTATTGTATATACATGGATATTGGTTCTCTATATCATTGAGTGTGTGAAGTTTCAGGAAGATCCACAACTTGGGAAAGAATTCTGAATTGTATTGTGTGCATGCGAgggaaactataaataaattactattttGAGTGCATTTTGCAATGCTATTTATTTCAATTGCCTCTATACAATGGTAAATATGAAAGGATAATTTGGTAATAGTTTTGTCAGGGATGAACATAACAGTCAGCACCACATGAATGCGATTGATGTTTTGTTAATGGTAAATGAAACTTGAATCATTGCTGGCTACTTTGTTGAAAGGATTGTCATGAGTGGGTGAGCACAATTTTGTGTTTGATGTATATGTTGGAAAAGTAATATGATGTGTTACTCTTTTCTGGTCCATAATAGTCAAGGGCAAAGTGAAAGTGGGATGCACACCTTTGTGATATACTTGAGGAATTGGGGGTGCTTAGTCTATTTATAGGGTTTTGGTAGATTTATGAAAATGGTGCTGGGAGGTCTGAGAAACCTTTTGGATTCCCTTGGTGTATGCATATATGCTTTGAAAGCCATAGATAATCTGCAATTACTAAAAATAGTACCAAAATTATCAAGGTCCAAAGATAGTGTACCAGAGAATCTCAATCTGCAATGATAGTGCAAGACAAAAGGAATGACATGCTACTCTACTCTACTTTAGTCAATGCAAAGTCATGAtatgcaaaaaaagaaaaatgcattTTTAGTCTTCGATTCAAAAATAGTGACTAAAAAGTTCCAAAGCTAAAATGGTTGACTTGATTCAATCATTCACATTTAATACATTAGTCTGTATGTATACGTCACTATAAAGTTGGTTAAAAGGTGGTGGTTAATCTGTTCGCTATATCTACTCATACTAGATTCAGATTAGTCTTGGTGACTTTTATTGTTTCTAGTTTCATTTCTCTATGtgcaatttttaattatgattttttccAGGTCTCTCTGCCAATGGATGCTAAGTCGGCTATAGAATTAATGGAGTCTTCTAACGAGGTTAATTTTTCTGGATTTCACATGGTGGGTTTTGAGCAAAGAAAGGACAGCATAGAACAACCAACAACCTCTGAAACTGACATGTATAAACAACCTTTTGTCATAGGTGTGTTTTCCTGTGGTGAACTGCCAAATAAGTTCACATGAGGCCTTGAAGTTGTGTTACAGAGTACATGAACAAAATCACCACTgttaaaacacaattttgtaCTAGTTGAAGTAATCGAGTTTCTTGGCTTGAAACCTGTGTCTTGGTGTGAAAATTGACCTACTCAGGTCAGAAACATGTCTGCTTTTAATAGAAATCACAAATTCATCTTGCTGGAgctattaaaaattaaaatgaaatttagttACATAGCATGGCTTAGTTCTAGCATGATACATTTCAACTAATATCAATGTCACAccgttctttttttcttttcaaattctgTCAATTAAAATGGACTAGAGCTTTTTCATAGCTCAAGGTGCTTAGTTTTGATACCTTGCCTTCAATTCTTACAGCTTCTCCTTTATCTTAATGATTCTAACTTGCTTATGTTTTATGATGCAGGTGTTGCTGGGGGTGCAGCATCTGGCAAGACAGCAGTTTGTGATATGATCATTCAACAGCTTCATGATCAACGAGTTGTACTTGTTAATCaggtatttaattatttctgtCTATACTTCTCAattatcaaattgaaaaaatatattaaagggATCATTGAAAACAAACAATCGATTGTTTCTACATCAGGCCCTATATGCATCCTGTTCTATCCATGATCTTAATCTCTTGGTATTCTGTTTTCCTTTGATATTCAAAGAATTTTAAGGAATGCTTTTATTACCATTATTGTAAATTTGACCCCTTTCACAACAAAATACATCATTTctgttcaattatttttttagtattcgtCTAAGCCTCTTTCTTACCTTAGCTGATATCAAAATCATACATGTCTCTCGGGtaatatagttaaaatataCTCTTCTGTTATTTCTTTGCCATTCATGTCATTGATTATCTCTATTTATCCATTCTATTAGTTATTCCTTCCTTTTGACTTATTTTTGGGTGGCATGTTCCAAATTTGGTCCATACATTTCTTATTGTACTTGTTTTGATACATTGAGcttaataaataaactatttatgaCAGGATTCCTTTTAcaattaatttgtataaaattaacTGAAGCATTAATTCTcaattaaagtaatttaattttgacaGTCATTTAAACTGCACcactttttcataaataaaaatatattattagtaaaGTATAATTATGTGAGATTACTGATGAGACCCATTTAGCACTTTAAGTCAAAAAGGGTATAAGTAAATAACGTATTTAAAAATCCCTATTAAAAAACTGATTTGGAGAAGTCCTGAATTCCTTAACAGACCAAATAATAAATCATTtgttaaattgtaaattttgatCGGTATATTCTTCGTAACGTTAGTACCacattttacaaatttcataaattttaccCAACTATCGATTTCGtttataaagttattttttattcttaaaaattttaatttgttaaaatattttttcgtaGTACCTTAAATGAGTATATTAGGTTGACGGTTCGATTAGATgaaactataataatatatacagAATTGaagattaattaaattaattttaaaacctgaaaactaaaataaaaaatagctttgtaataattaattgaaatcatttaaattttcaacGTTAGCCGAACGGGCTTTTGTGATAATGAAACCCAAAATAGAAGGTTAATAATATGCGTAAAATTTAACTTcctaaaattgtataaaaataataataatgatatatatatatatatatataattatatcgtTTGTTTAATCATCAAAGTCAGGATGGCCGAGTGGTCTAAGGCGCCAGACTCAAGTTCTGGTCCTCGTTTGAGGGCGTGGGTTCAAATCCCACTTTCtacaattattactttttttttttttttctattttagaaTTAGGTTGGTTTCACATTGGTTGATATTTTCGtaatatttgttttagtatattctaatttttttaatattatgggtttggttttttttttaatcattttaatgttaatttcattttgatttCTACAAAATGaggatattttgtttttaagccctatcaacatttttttttttttgcaaatggACTAATTCAAAATGAGTAATCCATTGGTTTGGTTGTTTGTgttcatttaataaaacattcatttaataaattaagcTGATTTCTACCTTTTAATtgtctatttaaaaaaatagttttctatttatattagtatttaattttaaataaatgtttgtttTAAGATAAAGAAGATAACAGAGGATTAGAAAGttccattaaaataattatatatttattattatggttagtATGCAATGGAATTGTATAAATCCAGCATAAACAACATTGTCTAGTGAGTGAACTTAAGCATAATTTAAAATGATGtgattaaatttttgtaaaagctttctcatttaatttttttaaatgaaaactttAACTTAGACGACATTTAACgagttaattttaacttaacaAAAGTATCCCATTGTTAATCTAAATAAGATTTGTCAATTTGGTTGAGAAATTTCATCTAAATTTATGAGtatggataaaaaaaagtccataaaacttaaatataaaaaaagttataagatCAAGATACTAAGAAAAGATCCATGGACTAGGATTAATCTATGAATatcttttaaagtaaaaatgttacttaaaatgaaaaaaaaattatgcacataacaaatatttacttaatttaaatcCAAACTCACTAATAAGAAAAGTTGGATTGATGAAAATTACGGCTACATTTGATAATATTGAATAAGTTAAACTCAATTGGGTTTAATCGACCCAAATACAAAAGTTGAATTGAGtcttaattttctaattaagttataaatatacaaaattaattaaaatttaatttataactaatataaaatatttataaataaatttgtaatttagaatattttaacaactcataaaattctgaaaaaaaatataactattcAGTTAAGTCAAATATTCTAGTAAGTCAAATATACTTTTGTCATAATCTTAAcctattttattataaacttttgaaattgaaactattttaaccTACTTATTTAGTagatcaataaaaataaatttattttaagtatgagCTAAGTTGAATCATAGACAATAAATCAAATTGATAGTTTTAAGAATAGGCTTTGTTTCATAAGAGAAATGGTTCAAAAGAAATAgctgaaattttataaataaaatactgaAATATGAATAGCTTTATAAGACTCACAAAAATCAATGTTGCTAAAAACACTCATATAAGCAATCATATTTTtgttacataaattttattctctataatttcttttaggattaaatatattttttccccTTATTTTTAGTActttttgaaattagtccatttcaaaatttttaatcaatttaatctttcatctttcgaaatatgtgaatttagtccttttaattaaattttgttaagtttaattgacatttcaagtgcgtttcataatagtattcgacttaacattaaagtaaaaatgtgtcaaacattaTAAACATTTCAAGTACAATATTGAAATGAgtacgaaatatcaaataaaactaacaaaatttgattaaaatgactaaattaacgtattttaaaagataaaagattaaattggtctaaaattttgtattaaactaattttaaaattcacttaaagttacaagagtaaaatcatatttaaccatttCTTTTAACAtgctttattttcttgaaattttaatatttcctTACTCTTGcgttttaatttttcttgatatattacatattttaaacaaaacttGGTGTTTTTCTTATAAGTAATCCGTTAACTTTAGGTTCTCACTCCAACTTTTGGGCCCAATTTAAGGAAATGAATGACACACTACAAATTGCAATTGGCCTACCTCATTGGCTTGTGTTATTCTTTCTactattttaaaagaaagggtcattttcaaaaattatattatatatattatatagtcataattattactatattatttgCCATTTTTGAAGAGTTAGATATTTTTCTTGT
This portion of the Vigna unguiculata cultivar IT97K-499-35 chromosome 6, ASM411807v1, whole genome shotgun sequence genome encodes:
- the LOC114187249 gene encoding pentatricopeptide repeat-containing protein At5g04780, mitochondrial-like translates to MKVKQKLHQAIDLLYSNGPTSLDDYTRLVLRCAQANDFTQAKRLQSHMELYLFQPKDSFIHNQLIQLYAKLGKLADAQNVFDNMTKRDVYSWNALLSAYARMDMVENLYVVFNQMPYRDSISYNTLIAYFASNGHSGKALEVLMRMQEEGFQPTHHSYVKALQACSQLLDLWHGKQIHGKIVVTDLEGNNFVRNAVIDMYARCGDIDRARWLFDRMINKNVVSWNLMISRYVKLGKPDECIHLFDEMQLSALKPDVVTVSNVLNAYFQCGRVDDARNIFNKLLKKDEVCWTTMIVGYAQNGREEDALMLFGDMLRRNVKLDCYTISSVICSCAKLASLYHGQVVHGKVILMGVENDMLVSSALVDMYSKCGIPLDAWVVFETMPIRNVITWNAMILGYAQNGQVPEALALYERMQQENFKSDNITFVAVLSACINADMVKEGQKYFDSINAKGMTPTLDHYACMVTLLGRSGRIDKAVDLIQGMPHEPSCRIWSTLLSICTKADLKSAELAANHLFKLDPHNAGPYIMLSNLYAACGRWKDVAVVRSLMKEKSAKKFAAYSWVEVGNEVHRFVSEDHSHPEVGKIYGELNRLISILQQIGYDPDINIVLHNVGEEEKFRSISYHSEKLALAFALIRMPNGIAPIRIIKNIRVCDDCHLFMKFASITIGRPIIMRDSNRFHHFFDGKCSCKDNW